The sequence GCGGCGAGGCCCCTGAAGTTTCATAATGACGGCCTCGCATGCTCTCAGACCTTGTACGCATTGAATCTTCGTCCCTGCCACTCGCGTCACAATCACATATGGGGCGGGGGAATGCCGGTCCAGCTGACGTTGAATACAGACAACGGTCAGCAGAAGTCAGTGCGGTCGGGCGGGGACAGGATTTAAGCTTCTATGAACCGAAGGGACTAAAGCGTTCCCACGGCCCCGTCGCCGGCTTCAGCGTTCTCGTTCCTGAATTCTAACACGCTCGCTATTCTGGTTATGGTGAGCGTCACCTTTTTCGCGTCCGGATCGGTCTTGGTCTTGAGCGGGTTCGAAGATTGACGCTCGATGAAACGAACGCCCCTGCTGTAGATGTTTTGCAATCCGATCTCGGGCCGCTGCGACGATGCTATGACGGGCGCGCTTATCATCGGGAAATGCCCGTTCTAAAGCTTTCTCAATGACTACGAGTTGTGATTGCGCTGCGGCGAGGTCGGGATCACGTGCGGCTGTCTTTCGATCTGCCGCACGGAATTTCTCTGCCGTCACCCGCCAACGGTTGCGCGGCACCTGCCGTCGTTCGATACGCGCACTCCCGCTCGCGGCGTCTATGACTTTGATGTCTTTGGCGACGCGGTCGACACCATCCCTGCGCACCTGGATGCGATCGCCGGGTCTTGCCCTGCTATCGGCGGTTGCCTGTTCCAGCCCGACGCCCCACACTTGATGTTGCCGACCGTTGTCAAGCTCGATGACTAGGTAGGCGGATGTCTCGGCATCGTCACGATTGCGATAGGGTGCCCGGCTGACCTCGATCAATTGTCCTGAGACACCTCTGTCGTAGTCAAGTCGCTCCCCGCGCCGGTCTTTGTCAGAACCCGAACGAACCTCCACCTCGTGCGTATGTCGATGTGTTCGGTCCAAGGCTTCCTGCCGATCGGAGAGTGCCTGCCGATCGAGAACAGTCGGCTGATAACCCTGGACTTCGATACCGCGCGCGCCGGCTTCAAGCCAGGCCTCGCGCCGGAATTCCACGGAGCCGCGGACGTGGAGAGCGTCCCACTGTCGATGTTGCGCTACATTGACCATGTCGCGGATGACCTCGGCGGCGGCCAGCCGCGTGACCAGCCGATCTTCTGTGACCTTGAATGCGAGATACTCGCCCCGTTCATCCGCGTACAACCGCGCTTCGCCGTGCGGCCCTTCTTTGCCGGACTCGTTGGCCACTACATAGTATTTGCGGCGGATACGATCAGGCAATGGGTTGTGCTGGACCGTCGCAGCGTCTGGCTTGTCGCTCGGCGCTGAGTTGGCTGCTGAGTCCTCCCCTCCCCGGTCCGCGTCGGGACCGCGCCCCGTGCGATGTTGCCGGCTAAGGCTGAAGTCCCAGCTTTCGTCACGCGTGTCGTTCATGCTGCGGCTCGTTTTTCTTGCGGCCGGACCGTCGCGCCGGCGGGATGGTCTGGGCATCGATGTAGTTCAGGGTCCAGGCCTTCATGTCGTCTTCGGAGAGACCTTCGAGGTCGACATTCACGTCACCAAAGTCGAAGGAGGCATTGTCGGGAATCGTGGAGGGGTCGGCCACATCGTCGTCGGTCATGGGCCGAGCCCGGAATACGGCGCGAAGCTCGGCAATCTCGGAGCGCAGCTCCTTGAGTTCGGCGTCGAGCAGTGCATTTGAGCGCCCTTTGGGCAATTCCGGGACCGGGGCCGGCAGCAATCGCTGCAGGAACGCCTTGTCCTCGTAATAGATGATCTTGTCGGCAATGATGGGTGGAATACCCGCGCCGAGGATAAAGGCCTTGGATTTCGGAAGAAGTTTCAGCTCTTGCGGCAGCATCAGGGCGCGACGATGCTCGGAGACTGTCTCGCTGGTCGAGCGCATCGCAAGCCCCTTAGGTCCACTGCGGCTGTGCGCTTTCACGGTGTCGTAGCCGATACGCTCCGAGAGTTCATTCGCCACGTCTTGCTCTTTCGGGGCAAACACGACCTCGACGGCGTGGTTGGTCATGAAGTTGCGGGCCGCGTCAATCCCGTAGATGGCCCGCAACTGCGCCGGGCTCTGGATTACGGTGAGAAGGCGGATGCCGTATCCGGCGATGAAGGCGACCGATTTTGCCAGCACGCTGACATTGCCCAGCGCCGGGAATTCGTCCAGCAATAGCAGTACCTTGCGATTGAGTTTGGGGTTTTGTTCGGGTAGTTCGCGGGTATTGAGATCGACCACCTGCTGAAAAAACAGGTTTAGGAGCGGCGCCATGCGGTCGAGATTATCGGGCGTCACCCCGAGATAGATCGACATGGGCCGCCGTCTCAGCTGCCGCAGGTCAAAATCATTAGTCGAGGTTGCGGCGTCGATGCGGGGATTGAGCCAGAGACCGAGCCGAGCCGTCACGGTCTTGCGGACCGAGTTCAAGGTGTTCTCGGAGGCGGCGAGGAAGTCGTTCAACGCCGTGATACAGTGCCGCGACAGCGGTGAAGGACCCGCCTTGCGGTCGGCGATGATCCTGTCGAAGTGGGCCTTGAGATCCTGTGTGGCCGATAGCTGACGCAGTGTTTCGCCGATCGTCAATGGCAAACCCGGCGTCTCCGCAACATAGCCG is a genomic window of Bradyrhizobium elkanii USDA 76 containing:
- a CDS encoding LPD7 domain-containing protein, with the translated sequence MNDTRDESWDFSLSRQHRTGRGPDADRGGEDSAANSAPSDKPDAATVQHNPLPDRIRRKYYVVANESGKEGPHGEARLYADERGEYLAFKVTEDRLVTRLAAAEVIRDMVNVAQHRQWDALHVRGSVEFRREAWLEAGARGIEVQGYQPTVLDRQALSDRQEALDRTHRHTHEVEVRSGSDKDRRGERLDYDRGVSGQLIEVSRAPYRNRDDAETSAYLVIELDNGRQHQVWGVGLEQATADSRARPGDRIQVRRDGVDRVAKDIKVIDAASGSARIERRQVPRNRWRVTAEKFRAADRKTAARDPDLAAAQSQLVVIEKALERAFPDDKRARHSIVAAARDRIAKHLQQGRSFHRASIFEPAQDQDRSGREKGDAHHNQNSERVRIQERER
- a CDS encoding type IV secretory system conjugative DNA transfer family protein; translated protein: MTPFANATTPIRAVQGTALAFAAGAVFLLVASNVLLLGLRLHDGGFHWSEIATGWPRYGADPRFDRWLTLSTLTGLIVVFGLLGAILRHRPPPLHGKASLASEREIKAAGLRSKDGLLLGRKDGKMLCFGGSEHVLLYAPTRAGKGVGYVIPNLLNWPDSVVALDVKKENWDRSAGFRAAHGQEVHLFDPLDENGRTARYNPLGYVRSDPADLYDDLQRIAVMLFPAESRGDPFWFEAARSAFVAIGGYVAETPGLPLTIGETLRQLSATQDLKAHFDRIIADRKAGPSPLSRHCITALNDFLAASENTLNSVRKTVTARLGLWLNPRIDAATSTNDFDLRQLRRRPMSIYLGVTPDNLDRMAPLLNLFFQQVVDLNTRELPEQNPKLNRKVLLLLDEFPALGNVSVLAKSVAFIAGYGIRLLTVIQSPAQLRAIYGIDAARNFMTNHAVEVVFAPKEQDVANELSERIGYDTVKAHSRSGPKGLAMRSTSETVSEHRRALMLPQELKLLPKSKAFILGAGIPPIIADKIIYYEDKAFLQRLLPAPVPELPKGRSNALLDAELKELRSEIAELRAVFRARPMTDDDVADPSTIPDNASFDFGDVNVDLEGLSEDDMKAWTLNYIDAQTIPPARRSGRKKNEPQHERHA